The following coding sequences lie in one uncultured Fusobacterium sp. genomic window:
- the rapZ gene encoding RNase adapter RapZ: MQKKKFVIVSGLSGAGKTTALNVLEDMGYYVVDNLPCEVASFFINTSIEKLALGIDIRSFKLTEEFFKLLDEIEKAGMEFSLVFIEASNEVILNRYNLTRRKHPLEADTLLKSITKESRIMASIREKASGIIDTSDIKPKELSERLKEILMIDSHEKAINIHVQSFGFKYGIPIDLDLLFDVRFLPNPYYIEELREKTGEDAEVYNYVMKYDISQEFAERLLNMLKFLIPNFIKEGKKHLTIGIGCSGGKHRSVTFARLLHDELSKVESLNVYISHREKERRNW; this comes from the coding sequence ATGCAGAAAAAAAAGTTTGTTATAGTAAGTGGATTGAGTGGAGCTGGAAAGACAACAGCTTTAAATGTATTGGAAGATATGGGGTATTATGTTGTTGATAATTTACCTTGTGAAGTAGCAAGCTTCTTTATAAATACTTCAATAGAAAAATTAGCGTTAGGAATAGATATTCGTTCATTTAAATTAACAGAAGAGTTTTTTAAATTGTTAGATGAGATAGAAAAAGCAGGAATGGAGTTTTCACTTGTATTTATTGAAGCATCAAATGAAGTTATTTTAAATAGATATAATCTAACAAGAAGAAAACATCCTTTAGAAGCAGATACTCTTTTAAAAAGTATAACTAAAGAGAGTAGAATAATGGCTTCAATTAGAGAAAAAGCAAGTGGAATTATAGATACAAGTGATATTAAACCAAAAGAGCTTTCAGAAAGATTAAAAGAGATTTTAATGATAGATTCACATGAAAAGGCGATAAATATCCATGTTCAATCTTTTGGATTTAAATATGGTATTCCTATTGATTTAGATCTACTTTTTGATGTGAGATTTTTACCTAATCCTTACTATATAGAGGAGCTTAGAGAGAAAACTGGAGAGGATGCAGAGGTTTACAACTATGTTATGAAATATGATATCTCTCAAGAGTTTGCTGAAAGATTATTGAACATGTTAAAGTTTTTAATTCCTAATTTTATAAAAGAGGGAAAAAAACATCTTACTATAGGAATAGGGTGTAGTGGAGGAAAACATCGTTCTGTAACTTTTGCTAGATTATTACATGATGAACTTTCAAAAGTGGAAAGTTTAAATGTATATATTAGCCATCGTGAGAAGGAGAGAAGGAACTGGTAA
- the argS gene encoding arginine--tRNA ligase, producing the protein MQVIDREIAKIFEATVKKVYGDIETKKIEVSVATNEKFGDFQTNFAMMNSKIIGKNPRAIAQEIVDNLEPNNVIDKLEIAGPGFINIFLKSEYLGELLKKSRNEKYDFSFLNRDGDVIIDFSSPNIAKRMHIGHLRSTIIGDSVARIYRYLGYHLVADNHIGDWGTQFGKLIIGYRKWLNQEAYKENAIEELERVYVEFTKQSEEHPELEEEARLELKKLQDGDEENYALWKEFIKVSLDEYEKLYTRLDVHFDTYYGESFYHPMMQGVVDELVEKGLAVEDDGAKVVFFPEEDNLFPCIVQKKDGAFLYSTSDIATIKFRRENYNVNKLIYLTDERQQDHFKQFFKITEMLGWDVEKYHIWFGIMRFADGVFSTRKGNVIRLEQLLDEGKKRAYDIVNEKNPDLSAEEKDQIAEVVGVGAIKYADLSQNRQSPIIFEWDKILSFEGNTAPYLQYSYARIQSILRKAAAEGKEIDYSKEIKIENKQERALADHIATFPMVVLKAAESFKPNIIADYLFELSKKFNSFYNSCPILNQEDDILYSRGLIAKVAGETIKEGLSLLGIKTLDRM; encoded by the coding sequence GTGCAGGTTATAGATAGAGAGATAGCTAAGATATTTGAAGCTACAGTAAAAAAAGTATATGGAGATATAGAAACAAAGAAAATTGAAGTATCTGTGGCAACAAATGAGAAATTTGGAGACTTTCAAACAAACTTTGCTATGATGAACTCTAAGATTATAGGAAAAAATCCTAGAGCAATAGCACAAGAGATAGTAGATAATCTTGAGCCTAATAATGTAATAGATAAATTAGAAATAGCAGGACCAGGATTTATTAATATATTTTTAAAAAGTGAATATCTTGGAGAATTACTAAAAAAATCAAGAAATGAGAAATATGATTTTTCATTCCTTAATAGAGATGGAGATGTAATAATAGACTTCTCTTCTCCAAATATTGCTAAAAGAATGCACATTGGGCATTTAAGATCAACAATAATAGGAGATTCAGTAGCTAGAATATATAGATATTTAGGATATCATTTAGTAGCTGATAACCACATAGGAGATTGGGGAACACAATTTGGTAAACTTATTATTGGATATAGAAAATGGCTTAATCAAGAAGCTTATAAAGAAAATGCTATTGAAGAATTAGAAAGAGTATATGTTGAGTTTACAAAACAATCTGAAGAACATCCAGAACTTGAAGAGGAAGCAAGATTAGAGCTTAAAAAACTTCAAGATGGAGATGAAGAAAACTATGCTCTTTGGAAAGAGTTTATAAAAGTATCTCTTGATGAGTATGAAAAATTATATACAAGACTTGATGTACACTTTGATACATACTATGGAGAATCATTCTATCACCCAATGATGCAAGGTGTTGTAGATGAGCTTGTAGAAAAAGGTTTAGCAGTAGAAGATGATGGGGCAAAAGTTGTATTCTTCCCAGAAGAAGATAACCTATTCCCATGTATAGTACAAAAGAAAGATGGAGCATTCCTTTACTCAACATCTGATATAGCTACTATTAAATTTAGAAGAGAAAACTACAATGTAAATAAATTAATCTATCTTACAGATGAAAGACAACAAGATCACTTTAAACAATTCTTTAAAATAACTGAGATGCTTGGTTGGGATGTTGAAAAATATCATATTTGGTTTGGTATTATGAGATTTGCTGATGGAGTATTCTCAACAAGAAAAGGAAATGTAATTAGATTAGAGCAACTTCTAGATGAAGGAAAGAAAAGAGCTTATGATATAGTAAATGAGAAAAATCCTGATCTATCAGCAGAAGAAAAAGATCAAATTGCTGAAGTTGTAGGAGTAGGAGCTATAAAATATGCTGACCTTTCTCAAAATAGACAAAGTCCAATCATATTTGAATGGGATAAGATATTAAGTTTTGAAGGAAATACAGCACCATATTTACAATACTCTTATGCTAGAATCCAATCTATTTTAAGAAAAGCTGCTGCTGAAGGAAAAGAGATTGATTACTCTAAAGAGATAAAAATAGAAAATAAACAAGAAAGAGCATTAGCAGATCATATAGCAACATTCCCAATGGTTGTTTTAAAAGCTGCTGAATCATTTAAACCAAATATAATAGCAGATTATCTATTTGAACTTTCTAAGAAATTCAATAGTTTCTACAATAGTTGTCCTATCTTAAATCAAGAAGATGATATTCTATATTCAAGAGGACTAATTGCTAAAGTAGCAGGTGAAACTATTAAAGAGGGATTATCTCTATTAGGAATTAAAACACTAGATAGAATGTAA
- the aspS gene encoding aspartate--tRNA ligase: protein MIYKTHNLGELRKENIGQEVILSGWVDTKRDLGGLTFVDMRDREGKTQVIFDIDVAPKEVVEQAQKLKNEAVIRIVGEVRERQSKNPNMPTGDIEVFAKELTVLNSCDVLPFQISSVDDNVNENIRLKYRYLDIRRPRMLRNLKMRHKMIMAIRNYMDQHGFLDIDTPLLTKSTPEGARDFLVPCRISPGEFYALPQSPQLFKQLLMIGGVERYFQLAKCFRDEDLRADRQFEFVQLDIEMSFVTMDDVMNTIEGLAKDVFTAITGETVDYKFERMPYAEAMGRFGSDKPDLRFGVELKDLTDIVKDCGFKAFQETVANGGIVKAIVAPQGAERFSRKVLGEYEEHAKRYFGAKGMAHIKVTEDGVNSPIAKFLTKEELDAIVERTGAVAGDIILIIADKAKVVYGALGALRTRIGKEFNLINPDEFRFLWVVDFPMFAYDEEEQRYKAEHHPFTSIKDEDLEAFLNGQTENIRTNTYDMVLNGFEIGGGSIRIFNPEIQSKVFDRLGLTPEEAKTKFGFFLDAFKYGAPPHGGLAFGLDRWLMVMLKENSIRDVIPFPKTNKGQCLMTEAPGIVDEDQLEELHLKSTYEEEEK, encoded by the coding sequence ATGATTTACAAAACTCATAATTTAGGTGAACTAAGGAAGGAAAATATAGGTCAAGAAGTAATTCTTTCTGGTTGGGTTGATACAAAAAGAGACCTTGGGGGATTAACTTTCGTAGATATGAGAGATAGAGAGGGAAAAACTCAAGTAATTTTTGACATAGATGTAGCACCAAAAGAAGTAGTAGAACAAGCTCAAAAATTAAAAAATGAAGCTGTAATAAGAATAGTTGGAGAGGTAAGAGAAAGACAAAGTAAAAACCCAAATATGCCTACTGGGGATATAGAAGTTTTTGCTAAAGAACTAACTGTATTAAATAGTTGTGATGTTCTACCATTCCAAATTTCAAGTGTAGATGATAATGTAAATGAAAATATCAGATTAAAATATAGATATCTTGATATTAGAAGACCAAGAATGTTACGTAATTTAAAAATGAGACATAAAATGATAATGGCTATTAGAAACTACATGGATCAACATGGTTTCTTAGATATAGATACTCCATTATTAACTAAATCAACTCCAGAAGGAGCAAGAGACTTCTTAGTACCTTGTAGAATAAGCCCAGGAGAATTTTATGCTCTACCTCAATCACCTCAATTATTTAAACAACTTTTAATGATTGGTGGAGTTGAAAGATATTTCCAATTAGCTAAATGTTTTAGAGACGAAGATCTAAGAGCAGATAGACAATTTGAATTTGTTCAATTAGATATTGAAATGTCATTTGTAACTATGGATGATGTTATGAATACAATAGAAGGACTAGCTAAAGATGTATTTACTGCTATTACAGGAGAAACAGTAGATTACAAATTTGAAAGAATGCCTTATGCTGAAGCTATGGGAAGATTTGGTTCTGACAAACCAGATTTAAGATTTGGTGTAGAATTAAAAGATCTTACTGATATAGTTAAAGATTGTGGATTTAAAGCTTTCCAAGAAACAGTTGCAAATGGAGGAATAGTTAAAGCTATAGTAGCTCCTCAAGGTGCAGAAAGATTCTCTAGAAAAGTATTAGGAGAATATGAAGAACATGCAAAAAGATACTTTGGAGCTAAAGGAATGGCTCATATAAAAGTAACTGAAGATGGAGTAAACTCTCCAATAGCTAAATTCTTAACTAAAGAGGAATTAGATGCAATAGTTGAAAGAACTGGAGCAGTAGCAGGAGACATTATCTTAATAATAGCTGATAAAGCAAAAGTAGTATACGGAGCTTTAGGAGCATTAAGAACAAGAATAGGAAAAGAGTTTAATTTAATCAATCCAGATGAATTTAGATTCCTATGGGTAGTTGACTTCCCTATGTTCGCTTATGATGAAGAGGAACAAAGATATAAAGCTGAACACCATCCATTTACATCAATAAAAGATGAGGACTTAGAAGCATTCTTAAATGGACAAACAGAAAATATCAGAACAAATACTTATGATATGGTATTAAACGGATTTGAAATTGGAGGAGGTTCAATTAGAATCTTCAATCCAGAAATTCAATCTAAAGTATTTGACAGATTAGGACTTACACCAGAAGAAGCTAAAACTAAATTCGGATTCTTCCTTGATGCATTTAAATATGGTGCACCACCTCATGGAGGACTTGCATTTGGACTAGATAGATGGTTAATGGTAATGTTAAAAGAAAATTCAATAAGAGACGTTATTCCATTCCCTAAAACAAATAAAGGACAATGTCTAATGACAGAAGCACCTGGAATAGTAGATGAAGATCAATTAGAAGAACTACATTTAAAATCTACTTATGAAGAGGAAGAGAAATAA
- the hisS gene encoding histidine--tRNA ligase — MKLIKAVRGTKDIFGEEAVKYNYISRVAQDTFESYGYSYIKTPIFEETDLFKRGIGEGTDVVEKEMYTFKDRGDRSLTLRPENTASVVRSYLENGIYGKEDVTRYYYNGSMFRYERPQAGRQREFNQIGVEVLGESSPILDAEVIAMSYTLLEKLGISDLEVHINSVGTNASRTQYREKLLSFLEPLKEELCEDCRMRMEKNPLRVLDCKVDKCKELTKNAPSIIDSLSAEEREHYENVKKYLDIFGIKYVEDPKLVRGLDYYSSTVYEIVTNKLGAQGTVLGGGRYDNLLKQLGDKDIPAVGFAAGVERMMMLLDKYPSNSPDVYVAWLGDNAKDYSLKITKDLRDEGIKSYIDFNSKGMKSHMKKADKLGVKYCIITGEDEINKGVVLLKDFINRTQEEMTFEQAMEIIKKSK; from the coding sequence ATGAAGCTAATAAAAGCAGTAAGAGGAACAAAAGATATTTTTGGAGAAGAGGCTGTAAAATATAACTATATCTCAAGAGTAGCACAAGATACATTTGAAAGCTATGGATATTCATATATTAAAACTCCAATCTTTGAAGAAACAGATCTTTTCAAAAGAGGAATTGGAGAGGGAACTGACGTAGTTGAAAAAGAGATGTACACTTTTAAAGATAGAGGAGATAGAAGCCTTACTTTAAGACCAGAAAATACAGCATCAGTTGTAAGATCATATTTAGAAAATGGAATCTATGGAAAAGAAGATGTAACTAGATACTATTACAATGGTTCTATGTTTAGATATGAAAGACCACAAGCTGGAAGACAAAGAGAGTTCAATCAAATTGGAGTAGAAGTATTAGGAGAAAGTTCACCTATTTTAGATGCTGAAGTTATAGCAATGAGTTATACTTTACTTGAAAAATTAGGTATAAGTGATCTAGAAGTTCATATAAACTCTGTTGGAACAAATGCATCACGTACTCAATATAGAGAGAAACTACTTTCTTTCTTAGAACCACTAAAAGAGGAACTTTGTGAAGATTGTAGAATGAGAATGGAAAAAAATCCATTAAGAGTTCTAGATTGTAAAGTTGATAAGTGTAAAGAGCTTACTAAAAATGCTCCAAGCATAATAGATTCACTTTCAGCTGAGGAAAGAGAGCACTATGAAAATGTAAAAAAATATCTTGATATTTTTGGAATAAAATATGTTGAAGATCCTAAATTAGTAAGAGGACTTGACTATTATTCAAGTACTGTTTATGAGATTGTAACTAACAAATTAGGAGCACAAGGAACAGTATTAGGTGGAGGAAGATATGATAATCTTCTAAAACAATTAGGAGATAAAGATATACCAGCAGTTGGATTTGCAGCAGGGGTAGAGAGAATGATGATGTTATTAGATAAATATCCTAGCAACAGTCCAGATGTATATGTAGCATGGCTTGGTGACAATGCAAAAGATTATAGTTTAAAAATAACAAAAGATCTTAGAGATGAAGGAATAAAAAGTTATATAGACTTCAATAGTAAAGGTATGAAATCTCATATGAAAAAAGCTGATAAGCTTGGAGTAAAATACTGTATAATTACTGGAGAAGATGAAATAAATAAAGGTGTAGTTTTATTAAAAGATTTTATAAATAGAACTCAAGAAGAGATGACTTTTGAACAAGCAATGGAGATAATAAAAAAATCTAAATAG
- a CDS encoding replication-associated recombination protein A — protein MNLFENNYEKVKPLALKMRPTTLDDFIGQEKILGKGGILRKLIEKQTISNCIFFGPPGCGKSSLGEIISKTLDSNFETLNATVASLNDLRDIVEKAKKNLEFYGKKTILFLDEIHRFNKMQQDALLSYCESGVLTLIGATTENPYYSLNNALLSRVMIFEFKSLNREDIKKILQKGINYLGIDISNEIVECILDISQGDSRIALNYLELYKNSCIDLEDSEVLQIFRERQSSYHKAEDKYNLISAMIKSMRGSDPDSALYWLARLLHGGEDPRYIARRIMIHASEDIGMANPEAMLIANSAMQASERIGMPEIRIILAQAVIYIAISTKSNSCYMGINKALEDIENGDLEKVPLNICQNNKGYKYPHDFAGNFVKQNYSEKKRRYYIPGENKNEKLIKEKLEKLWGK, from the coding sequence ATGAATCTATTTGAAAATAACTATGAAAAAGTAAAACCATTAGCTTTAAAAATGCGACCAACTACTTTAGATGATTTTATAGGGCAGGAGAAGATTTTAGGAAAAGGTGGCATTTTAAGAAAACTTATAGAGAAGCAGACAATATCAAATTGCATATTCTTTGGACCACCGGGGTGTGGGAAAAGTTCATTGGGAGAGATAATTTCTAAAACTTTAGATAGCAATTTTGAAACTTTAAATGCAACAGTAGCTAGTTTAAATGATTTGAGAGATATTGTTGAAAAAGCTAAAAAAAATCTTGAATTTTATGGGAAAAAGACTATACTTTTTTTAGATGAGATTCATAGATTTAATAAGATGCAACAAGATGCACTGTTATCCTATTGTGAATCAGGGGTATTGACTCTTATAGGAGCAACAACAGAAAATCCTTATTATAGTTTAAATAATGCTTTACTTTCAAGAGTTATGATTTTTGAATTCAAATCTTTAAATAGAGAAGATATAAAGAAGATATTACAAAAGGGGATAAATTATTTAGGTATAGATATTTCTAATGAGATAGTGGAGTGTATATTGGATATTTCTCAAGGTGATAGTAGAATAGCACTTAACTATTTAGAGCTTTATAAAAATAGTTGTATTGATTTAGAAGATTCAGAAGTTTTACAAATATTTAGAGAGAGGCAGTCTTCCTATCATAAGGCAGAGGATAAATATAATCTTATATCTGCAATGATAAAAAGTATGCGTGGAAGTGACCCAGATTCAGCTCTGTATTGGTTGGCTAGACTTCTACATGGTGGGGAAGATCCTAGATATATAGCTAGAAGAATTATGATTCACGCAAGTGAAGATATAGGAATGGCAAATCCAGAGGCTATGCTTATAGCAAATAGTGCTATGCAAGCAAGTGAAAGGATAGGAATGCCAGAAATTAGAATTATTTTAGCTCAAGCAGTGATATATATAGCTATCTCTACAAAAAGTAATTCATGCTATATGGGAATAAATAAAGCGTTGGAAGATATAGAAAATGGAGATCTTGAGAAAGTACCATTGAATATATGTCAAAATAACAAAGGATATAAGTATCCACATGACTTTGCTGGAAATTTTGTGAAACAGAATTATAGTGAGAAGAAAAGAAGATATTATATACCTGGGGAAAATAAAAATGAGAAACTGATAAAAGAAAAACTGGAAAAATTATGGGGAAAATAA
- the secG gene encoding preprotein translocase subunit SecG, producing METLFTLMLFVFAIALIILVLIQPDRSHGMSASMGMGASNTVFGVSKDGGPLAKATEVVAVLFIVSALLLYLVK from the coding sequence ATGGAAACATTATTTACATTAATGCTTTTTGTATTTGCTATAGCCTTGATAATTCTTGTACTTATCCAGCCTGATAGGAGCCACGGAATGTCAGCAAGCATGGGAATGGGAGCATCAAATACTGTGTTTGGAGTATCAAAAGACGGTGGGCCTTTAGCTAAAGCAACAGAAGTAGTTGCAGTACTGTTTATAGTCAGTGCACTTTTATTATACTTAGTAAAATAG